The following DNA comes from Selenomonas sp. AB3002.
GCGTATGCCCATCCGCTTGTAAGAATAGATTATGGTGATATTATTCATGGACAGCACTCATGGTGGGCTGTAGATAAAGGCTCATTAAAGCATGGCGGAAGAACAAGTGATAAAAAAGATTGGACTTGGGTTGATATCGAAGTGTCTTATGGCAATTACTATGAAGAAATAGAGTTTAGAAAATATCATTTTGTGTCAACCCAAAACGGGTGGGAATATACCTGGAAAGGCTGGACGGGAAAGCACGCACCAATTTCATCAGGTCGAGAAGAACTGGTTTCTAATGATCGTCTAGCTAATGATATCTTATATATTGCGTTGCATTAAAGTTTCGAAAAAATATATAGAGAAAGAAAATTATATATTCAGATTAGTTGGCGGTGGACAACCTAATAATTTCATAACGGAGGACTATTATTATGAAGCGTTTAATTTTTATCGTAATTATTTGCTTTGTTTTATGTATAGGATTATCTGGATTTGCACTTGCAGAGGACGTTTATTTGGAATCTCGTAGTATTAACGCTACTGGGAGTAAAAAATTAGATTCATATTTGGTCACGGAAAGCATATCTATTACGAATGATGTATGTTATGCTGATGTGAAAGAAGTATACAAAGGAAATCTTTTTGATATGGTTAATTATATGTTCTGTTTCAGTCCCAAAAGAGATAGTTGGGTGTACAAGACGAAATCTGGTAAAACTTGGCTTTCACTAGAAAATAACAGTATTGCCTCAAAAATATTTTATGGATATATTGAGCCACGTTTGTGATTATAAATTTAAAATTATGGTGTAATGATAATCGGATGGGAGTGGGTTTTTCTATGATGAAGAGACTATTACTTGCTGTAATAGTTATGTTTGCTTGTGTTGGTGGAGTTGTGTTGTCTCCTAAGGATGGAAATTTTGTCTTTGGTAGAGCTGAAGCTGTGCAAGTATATACTATTCCTAAATACTTAAATAATGATCCTAACTGGCCATGTATATGGCCAGGAGGGAATGTTGGAACCTATATGGATGTATCTTCTGTAGTCTCTAAGGATGGTTGGCAGTATTATATAGAAGCGTCTGTGAATAATAATACTGATGCTATATTTGGAACTAATACTGTAGCAGTGAAGAGGAAAGGGGACATGATTTATACTAAGGGAAATCCTCATGGTATGCCTATAGATGTTCCAACCCCTGCTTCTAATGCTTGGAAAATTATTAACGGCTTTGCTCGTTAATGCTCTAAATATATGGAAAATATTAGTCATATTGCGTATTAGGAAGTGGTGAGATCACGCACTAGCACAGGGGCAGACGTGATATAGATTCAATGTATAGCAAAGACCCGTCCAATTCGGATGGGGCTTTGCTATTTTTGAATATGTTGCTTTTGTTGTTCAACAAGTAAATTGTCGTATTTTGAAGTGTTGGATATGTTGCTTTTGTTGTTCAACATTACCAACATATCCAATAGTGCCAACATAAAGTTGTATCAGCTAAAGAGGCTTTTGTCTGTCTTCTTGTCGAGGCCTAGTTTGTGCCTATTCTGTTCCAGTGCTTCTACCACTGGCTTCCAGTGTTCTTCATACAGCTGATCGACGGCTTGGCTCATAAACTGATTGACGCTGATGCCACTCATCTTGGCGAGCTGCTTGATCATGTTGGCCTGTCGGTCGGGAAGAATCAGATGGATATGTTGCTTGCCTGGAAATTGCCTGGGAGTTTTCTTTTGAGGTTGTATCTCAGCATTGTCAGTATCTGATCGTTGGTGCTGCTTCTTTTGTTGTTCAGCGTATTCATAAATATCAATATGCTCTTTGGTAGGCGCTTGTGGTGCGAACATGTTCTCTGCTGCACTCTTGGACTTATCGAATGGGTTAGCACCGGCTGCTATCGTTATCTTCTTTCCCATTTACTTTGCACTCACTTTCTTCAAGACATCAACATCAAAGATTTCCTTTATGAGTTGCGCATAGTCAATGGCGGCATTGGATTTGGAATCATGCGTGAATATGTCCGTAAGAGCTGCTTGAGCTTCTTTGATGGCAATGGCCTCGCGAATGCGGCTATCAAAGACGACAGTTTTTAACTGTTTGGCTGCTGCATCAAACAAGATCACGATTTCCTTGGTCAGATTGGCTCTTCCCTGAAATCTTGTCAGAACTATGCCAGAAACCTTCAAACTGGGATTGGCGTGCTCTTTGACAGACTCAATAGTTTCGTAAAGCTGGCTCACACCCTGAAGGGAGAGTATATCTGCCTGTGCGGGTATAATCACATAGTCTGCAGCTACGAGTGCGTTATTGGTGAGAGTGCCGAGTGCTGGAGGCGTATCAACCAAGACATAGTCGTATTCGCCTTTGAGTTCCTTAAGCGCGCTTTGGAGACGGTATGGACGAGACATCTGGTCAGTAAGGCGAGAATCAATAGAGGCGAGAAACATAGATGCGGGAACTATGTCGAAAAGATCAAGATGCTGTATGCCATCGTTTATGGAGTTCTCTTTTGCCAAGACTTCGAGCATGGTGACGGTATTCTTGTCCTGTGCATCAGATATGGCATGGCAGATGGAGGTTAGATTGCTTTGAGGATCGAGGTCAATGAGCAGCACTTTGAAGCCTGCATGAGAGAGTCCGGCACCTATGCTTTGCACAGTTGTTGTTTTACTGACGCCGCCTTTCTGGTTGGCTACGGCGAATATTTCCATATATATCAGCCCCCTAAAAAATTTTTTCTTATATTATACCACAAATGTTGTTCAACACATACAGTGTTGTTTTTGTTGAACAACATATCCAACATACCACAATATATAGTATATAAATTGTATATATTTAGTTCCTACCACTAATCAGTGTTGGATGTATTGAACAACATATCCAACAAAAGCAACAGTATATACGTTGGATGTATTGGATATGTTGTTCAACATAAGGATATGTGAGGCCAGTCCGAGCTATTGACGAGGCATAATGTAAGATGCTATGATATTCATGGTTCATAAACTTGCATACAGATGTTTGCAAGAAACCATAAAAAAGAATGAGCCCTTCGATATTTGGCGGTATCGAAAGGCTCTCAATATTCACAGCTCCAACTTGGGTTTGGCGACCTTGCTGGATGCTCTCACCGGAACGGCACTCCGGTTTGATACTGCGATATGCTTTTGTTGTACGCAGGCTTGTTGCCTATGCGTATACGGAAATTATAGCAAATCCCAGGTATCAAATCAAGTATTTTAGTAAGTTAGGAGCCTGTCCGTGAGAGGATAGGCTCTTTTTTGATGCCAGCTGTAGACGATGTTGAGCGGCAAATCATCGGCCAGTAAAAGAACCGGCACGGCTAATCACCGTGGGCTGCACCGTTAGATGGCGGCGGGTTACCGCAGTTAAAATTCAATCCAGAAGCTCTGCGGGGGCAGTTCCTGCAGATGAGGGCACCGAGACGTGCGGTGTCCAACAACAGTCCTGAGATGCCCCTCACAAGGGTAGACGAGGCAGGCGGTGCAAATCATGGTAAGTTTCAGACCTGGTCATGTTGTCGGGGTGATAGCCGACTGAAGCACTGTTCCATCAGCAATGATGGTAGTGGACGATAGCGACCGACCGATGGGGCGTCAAAATCGCACACTCTACTACAGAGAAATCGAAGATTTTCTCGACTTTCCTGTGGCAGAGCGTCCTCCGCTCCCTCTCTCCGAAGCGTATCAAAGAGCAACCACCTACACAACCTCTTAAAAAGAAAAAGTTACCTAATCGAGATAGTAGGCAAGGCGTTGCTAAGGTGAGAAAATGCAATGCATCGTGAAGCAGTTGGCATAGCTCGCACCCCTTTGCACCGTCCGACGTATATAGAGGTCGAGCGTTGACTGGAAGTGGGATTTGGTACAAATCACACTGGAAGGAAACGCAGCAGAGCCGTAGTTTGTCTTCCAAAATGAAAGTCAGCATTAGTAGGAAAACGTTGAGGTGACAATCATGGGGGTCTAGGGGGAGGATTTTTTTTTTGAATATAGAATGTACCTAAGGATAGGAATGTCGGGGGTTGATTTGGGAGGTGTATTCATCTTGAGAAAGTTATTGTCTATTCTGACAGTGGTGACTATGTTACTTGTGCTTTTGGTAGGGCAAGTATCTGCAAAGGATTATTGGGTATATACTCATAGCGGTAGTGGTATGCAGTATTATGTGAGTAGTGAAGGTTCAGATTTCAGGCCAGGTTATGGTAACAAGCATGCAAAGGTAAAGATAGTTGAACCTAAAGGTAGAAATTCTTGTGAAACTTGGAAGTTTGGGTATGATGAGGGGGAATGGTATTTTAGTACCAAGAGTAGTCTGTGGGAATCTGTTCCTGTTAGGAATTCTCCTCCAGCTCAGGCAATATTGAACTTTGGGTTAGCGCATTGGAGCAATAAGGGGTTTGTTGAATGATTTTTAGGAGGGCTTCTAGCCCTCCTTTTTCTTATAATAAGTGGCATAATTTATGCCTCCTTAGCATCTGAAAGTGACTGGACATTGCTGGCAATGTCTTCAATGTCCTGGGTGAAGACGCCAGAGCCATGGCAAGCAGTTAGGATGGCGTCAACGTAGGAACGCTTCTTGGCCATCTTGAGGATAGTGTTGAGGTTCCCGGCGAAGTCACTGCGCTGATATTTCCGCTCCTTGCTATTGCAGCTGCCAAGGCCTACTGCTATGACGGTACCTTCCTTGTCATAGATGGTGGTCTCTACTTCATAGAGTACAAAAAGCTGGTCGAACTGCTCGATACGATTCAAGATGCGGCTGGTGCTCCGATAGTTGAAGATAGAGGCGAGCTTTTCAGCTCCAGCTTTCAGCAGAGCAGGCTTGCGACCACAGCCAGGGATAGTGTTGTAGTCTGTACCTGGCTTCAAGTAGTTGCTGACAATATCTTCTATATCAGTAGGAGTAGCATTGCTCTTGGATGCGCGGCTTCCCTTGGCGGGAGATGCCTTCTTGCTGGTAGTCTTGTTGGTTGACTTGGGGGCGGGCTTTTCTTCCATTTCCTTCTGTTGGGGAGCCGGAGCAGCTTCCTTAATAGGCAGGGAGATAGGCTCGATGTTCATGGAATTGGCTTTTGCGGAGAGTGCGTTCTTGATGTCGTTGATGTTCATGGTGTTTTCCTCCTTCAGTTCAGTTGATTAAATCTGGTCATGCTCTTTCAGGCTGTAGTGCCCGTTGTAGCCGATGATGATGTGATCCAGCATGGGGATGTCGAGTATCTGACCGCATTTGACAATCCTTTCGGTAATAAGCAGGTCTTCACGGCTGGGGGTCACGTCCCCGCTGGGATGGTTGTGGAAGAGGATTATGGAAGCTGCGTTGTGCAGGATGGCTCCTTTGAAGATTTCTCTGGGATGGGACAGGCTGGCGCTCAAGGTGCCACGGGTTACTTCCATAACGCCGGTGACATGGTTCTTAGTGTCAAGGAAGAGGGTGCCCAAGACTTCCTGAGCCTCGTCTTTGAGATTTAAGGCTGCATTGATGGCATCTACGGCAGTTTCTGGGCTGGATATACGCTTGCTGGCTATGTCATAGCGGTGTGAAGATTCCCTGACGAGCTTGATCTTGGCAATGGAGATTGTTACTGACATGATAGGCTCCTTTCTAAAAGCAAAAGGCCGCCAGGCTTATGCCCAGCGGCCCCAAAAATCATTTAGCAATATCTATGATGGTGTCACGATGGTCGCTGTAGTCCAGGACGATATCGCAGTTATCATAGTGGCTGATGACGTGCTCGATGGCTTCATCAGCGGAGGTTGCTTCAATGGTAAGATCCCTGACGAGGGTTTCGGTGATTCTGACAATGTACTTCATGGTTTAGTCCTCCTTGTTGGCTTTAGGTGCAGTGATTGAGAAGCGGCGGTAGGAAGTGGCCTTGGTATACTTGGCCACAATATCAGGATGATCTGCTTTCAGCTTGGTGGTATCGAGACGGCTGGTGCTGCTGCTCTTCCAGCGGACGGAGTAACCAGCGGGAGATTTGCCGCATTCAGCATCCTTCATAATGGCCTTGAGACGATTCTCTGCCTCTGCCTTGGCAGTTTTCAACTGTTCCTCAAGATTCTTGCAGTCTTCGATATTGGCTATGAGCTGGTCTGCTTCATCGGGGAGAATGATGCTGGTGCCATTGGATTCAGGGTACATACTGGCTATAGCATTATCAGAGGTGGCATCTGCCTGGGGAGCTGTCTTGGTGAGGACATGATTGTTCCAGAAATTTGCCTCCATAGCTATGATGGTCTTGATGGTCTCTTCATCACGGGGAACGGCTTCATAGCGGAACTGGTTGCCACCGATAAGAACGGCAACATAGGCTTTGGGGAGGTCGCATACGGCAAGGTAGTGCTGGATCTGAATGTAGTATTCCTGGGGCAGTCCATTTTCCCAATCCTTTGCGGCAAAGTTGTTGGCAGTCTTGATTTCAAGGAGACTGACGGTGCCATCAGCTTCATGGACAATGCCGTCAATGTTGGCAAGCATGAAGGGATATTCTTTGCAGCAGAACATAAAGGGGACGGTCTCCACATTGAGGCCGGAACGCTTGGTGAACTCATCACGCAGGACAGGCTCCATGACACGGCCCCAGTACATGGCCTCGTTGTCATTGTCGGCAATGGTGTCTGTGGTCTTATCAAGATAGATGTCCAAAGGGCCGCGCCAGCGGTTGAGGCCGCAGACAGCGGCTGCATCGGAGCCACCAATGCCCTTCTGGCGGAGCTTGAGCCATTCTTCATGGGTAAGGGATTCAATCCTTGCGATAGCAGTTTTTGACATTTGTTTTTCCTCCTGTCATAATAATGGTGTATGAATAAGGGAAGAGCCTGACAGCTTATTGGAGCTATCAGGCTCTTTTTTTATTTGGTCTGTCAGACGGCGGCCAGATCCACTTCGTCTTCGGAGACGTTGAGTACGGTGGTAACAATCTTCTCCACGTCATTGAGGACGGAGAAGATCTCCTGCATGATGCTGTTATGGCTGTGCTCCTTGGCATAATGCTCGATATAATCAAAGCCCTGGACTTCAAAGCCGTTTACTCCGGCAATATTGGCAAGTACGAGGGCTGAGAACTCTGCCACTACCTCTGCCTTGTTCCTATCGAAGACGCGGAGGTCAACGAAGGTAGCGTGGATGGCATGGGCAAGCTCATGGTAGTAGACGATAGCGTCCTGGCTGCACAGCTTAATGCTGTTGGTGCTAATGCTGTACTGGCCCAAGTAATTGCTAGTTATGGGCCGATAGGAGACATTGATGCCCAGCTTGTCGGCTACGTCAAAGAAGGTGGGATATTTGTGGGGACGATAGTCATGGTCATAAGGCAGAGGATTGCCATCGGTGTCTTCATAGCGGAAGACAGGAATGGGCCGATAGCCTTTGACGACGACCTTCTCAACGTCCTCACCAGTCAGCTTGTCTTTGTCTTTCACCTTGTAGGCAAGGGGAGCGAGAATATGAATAGCTTTGGCTCCCTTTTTCACCTGACGGCCAGCATCCTGCCACTGCTTGTAACCACGGGCATCAGCTGTTCCCTGAAGCATCTGCAGGATACGGTTGCCAATACTCCAGCTGTCAGAAGGAATTACATCGCCGGGATGACGGTGGATGATGGAGAAGGCTACCTTTTCCGGCAGCTTCCCAGTTTTGAACATATCCATAAGTTGGTCTACGGCATCTTTGATGATCTCGTCTTTGGTCGTCTTCATTTTGAAATCTCTCCTTTGTATTCTTGTGAGTTGGTTGGCAGATATTATCTGTTGGTGGTGAACGCGGCATAAGAATCGCTCCTTCCTTAGTTGGCAACAGAAA
Coding sequences within:
- a CDS encoding AAA family ATPase gives rise to the protein MEIFAVANQKGGVSKTTTVQSIGAGLSHAGFKVLLIDLDPQSNLTSICHAISDAQDKNTVTMLEVLAKENSINDGIQHLDLFDIVPASMFLASIDSRLTDQMSRPYRLQSALKELKGEYDYVLVDTPPALGTLTNNALVAADYVIIPAQADILSLQGVSQLYETIESVKEHANPSLKVSGIVLTRFQGRANLTKEIVILFDAAAKQLKTVVFDSRIREAIAIKEAQAALTDIFTHDSKSNAAIDYAQLIKEIFDVDVLKKVSAK
- the radC gene encoding DNA repair protein RadC, yielding MSVTISIAKIKLVRESSHRYDIASKRISSPETAVDAINAALNLKDEAQEVLGTLFLDTKNHVTGVMEVTRGTLSASLSHPREIFKGAILHNAASIILFHNHPSGDVTPSREDLLITERIVKCGQILDIPMLDHIIIGYNGHYSLKEHDQI
- a CDS encoding DpnD/PcfM family protein; the protein is MKYIVRITETLVRDLTIEATSADEAIEHVISHYDNCDIVLDYSDHRDTIIDIAK
- a CDS encoding lambda-exonuclease family protein, yielding MSKTAIARIESLTHEEWLKLRQKGIGGSDAAAVCGLNRWRGPLDIYLDKTTDTIADNDNEAMYWGRVMEPVLRDEFTKRSGLNVETVPFMFCCKEYPFMLANIDGIVHEADGTVSLLEIKTANNFAAKDWENGLPQEYYIQIQHYLAVCDLPKAYVAVLIGGNQFRYEAVPRDEETIKTIIAMEANFWNNHVLTKTAPQADATSDNAIASMYPESNGTSIILPDEADQLIANIEDCKNLEEQLKTAKAEAENRLKAIMKDAECGKSPAGYSVRWKSSSTSRLDTTKLKADHPDIVAKYTKATSYRRFSITAPKANKED
- a CDS encoding ArdC family protein; translated protein: MKTTKDEIIKDAVDQLMDMFKTGKLPEKVAFSIIHRHPGDVIPSDSWSIGNRILQMLQGTADARGYKQWQDAGRQVKKGAKAIHILAPLAYKVKDKDKLTGEDVEKVVVKGYRPIPVFRYEDTDGNPLPYDHDYRPHKYPTFFDVADKLGINVSYRPITSNYLGQYSISTNSIKLCSQDAIVYYHELAHAIHATFVDLRVFDRNKAEVVAEFSALVLANIAGVNGFEVQGFDYIEHYAKEHSHNSIMQEIFSVLNDVEKIVTTVLNVSEDEVDLAAV